In Saimiri boliviensis isolate mSaiBol1 chromosome 12, mSaiBol1.pri, whole genome shotgun sequence, one genomic interval encodes:
- the TGFB1I1 gene encoding transforming growth factor beta-1-induced transcript 1 protein isoform X2, producing MPRSGAPKERPAEPLTPPPPYGHQSQTGSGESSGASGDKDHLYSTVCKPRSPKPAAPAAPPFSSSSGVLGTGLCELDRLLQELNATQFNITDEIMSQFPSSKVASGEQKEDQSEDKKRPSLPSSPSPGLPKPSATSATLELDRLMASLSDFRVQNHLPASGPTQPPVASSTNEGSPSPPEPTGKGSLDTMLGLLQSDLSRRGVPTQAKGLCGSCNKPIAGQVVTALGRAWHPEHFVCGGCSTALGGSSFFEKDGAPFCPECYFERFSPRCGFCNQPIRHKMVTALGTHWHPEHFCCVSCGEPFGDEGFHEREGRPYCRRDFLQLFAPRCQGCQGPILDNYISALSALWHPDCFVCRECFAPFSGGSFFEHEGRPLCENHFHARRGSLCATCGLPVTGRCVSALGRRFHPDHFTCTFCLRPLTKGSFQERAGKPYCQPCFLKLFG from the exons ATGCCAAGGTCAGGGGCTCCCAAAGAGCGCCCTGCGGAGCCtctcacccctcccccaccctatGGCCACCAGTCACAG ACAGGATCTGGGGAGTCTTCAGGAGCCTCGGGGGACAAGGACCACCTGTACAG CACGGTATGCAAGCCTCGGTCCCCAAAGCCTGCAGCCCCGGCGGCCCCTCCATTCTCCTCTTCCAGTGGTGTCTTGGGTACTGGACTCTGTGAGCTAGATCGGTTGCTTCAGGAACTTAATGCCACCCAGTTCAACATCACAG aTGAAATCATGTCCCAGTTCCCATCTAGCAAGGTGGCTTCAGGAGAGCAGAAGGAAGACCAGTCTGAAGACAAGAAAAGACCCAGCCT CCCTTCCAGCCCgtctcctggcctcccaaagccttcTGCCACCTCGGCCACTCTGGAGTTGGATAGACTGATGGCCTCACTCTCTGACTTCCGCGTTCAGAACCAC CTTCCAGCCTCTGGGCCAACCCAGCCACCAGTGGCGAGCTCCACGAATGAGGGCTCCCCATCCCCACCAGAGCCGACTGGCAAGGGCAGCCTAGACACCATGCTGGGGCTGCTGCAGTCTGACCTCAGCCGCCGGGGCGTTCCCACCCAGGCCAAGGGCCTCTGCGGCTCCTGCAATAAACCTATTGCTGGACAA GTGGTGACGGCTCTGGGCCGCGCCTGGCACCCAGAGCACTTCGTTTGCGGAGGCTGTTCCACCGCCCTGGGAGGGAGCAGCTTCTTCGAGAAGGATGGAGCCCCCTTTTGCCCTGAGTGCTACTTCGAGCGCTTCTCCCCAAGATGTGGCTTCTGCAACCAACCCATCCGACAC AAGATGGTGACCGCCTTGGGCACCCACTGGCACCCAGAGCATTTCTGCTGCGTCAGTTGCGGGGAGCCTTTCGGAGATGAGG GTTTCCACGAGCGCGAGGGCCGCCCCTACTGCCGCCGGGACTTCCTGCAGCTCTTCGCCCCGCGCTGCCAGGGCTGCCAGGGCCCCATCCTGGATAACTACATCTCGGCGCTCAGCGCGCTCTGGCACCCAGACTGCTTCGTCTGCCGG GAATGCTTCGCTCCTTTCTCGGGAGGCAGCTTTTTCGAGCACGAGGGCCGTCCACTGTGCGAGAACCACTTCCACGCACGGCGTGGCTCGCTGTGCGCCACCTGTGGCCTCCCCGTGACCGGCCGCTGCGTGTCGGCTCTGGGCCGCCGCTTCCACCCGGACCACTTCACATGCACCTTCTGCCTGCGCCCGCTCACCAAGGGCTCGTTCCAGGAGCGCGCCGGCAAGCCCTACTGCCAGCCCTGCTTCCTGAAGCTCTTCGGCTGA
- the ARMC5 gene encoding armadillo repeat-containing protein 5 has protein sequence MAAAKPTLTDSLSFCLAQLTAATGEGLGGEKDPATNETPLGCALLALRTRHIKAAGGIERFRARGGLRPLLALLRRAAASGPAPSQDGPGSAPSSVASAASSPAPASGPAPSAVSSTPSPPVRLRKTLDLALSILADCCTEGACRAEVRRLGGILPLVTILQCMKTDSIQNRTARALGNLAMEPESCGDIHSAGAVPLLVESLTACQDSLCLQNVVRALRNLADSPQHRLALAQQGAVRPLAELLATAPDAALTSALVRALLELSRGCSRACAEQLSLGGGLGPLVSLASHPKRVIREATILTLANLCAQGLIRPALGNAGGVEVLVRELRQRRGPSGASPASQQPLVRAVCLLCREAINRARLRDAGGLDLLIGLLRDPRASAWHPRIVAALVGFLYDTGALGRLQALGLVPLLAGQLCGEAGEEEEEGREAASWDFPEERTPERAQGGSFRSLRSWLISEGYAAGPDDISPDWSPEQCPPREPAEPASPAPSPTSLRAPRTQRTPGRSPATAIEEPWGREGPALLLLSRFSQAPDPSGALVTGPALCGLLTYVTGAPGPPSPRALRILSRLTCNPACLEAFVRSYGAALLRAWLVLGVAPDDWPAPRARPALHSRHRELGERLLQNLTVQAESPFGVGALTHLLLSGSPEDRVACALTLPFICRKPSLWRRLLLEQGGLRLLLAALTRPAPHPLFLFFAADSLSCLQGLVSPTLSPALPPAVPMDLDPPSPCLYEPLLGPAPVPAPDLHFLLDSGLQLPAQRAASATASPFFRALLSGSFAEAQMDLVPLRGLSPGAAWPVLHHLHGCRGCGAALGPVPPPGQPLLGSEAEEALEAAGRFLLPGLEEELEEAVGRIHLGPQGGPESVGEVFRLGRPRLAAHCARWTLGPEKCPRKRALALVGLVEAAGEEAGPLTEALLAVVMGIELGARVPA, from the exons ATGGCGGCTGCGAAGCCAACCCTCACGGACTCGCTCTCGTTCTGCCTCGCGCAGCTCACGGCGGCGACCGGGGAGGGACTGGGTGGGGAAAAGGACCCAGCTACCAACGAGACACCCCTGGGCTGCGCGCTCCTAGCCCTCCGCACTCGCCACATCAAGGCAGCAGGGGGAATCGAGCGCTTCCGGGCACGCGGCGGGCTCCGCCCCCTTCTCGCGCTGCTACGGCGAGCGGCTGCATCGGGTCCCGCCCCGTCCCAGGATGGCCCCGGCTCCGCCCCCTCGTCGGTCGCGTCAGCAGCTTCTAGCCCCGCCCCCGCATcgggccccgccccctccgcTGTGTCGTCGACTCCTTCGCCACCAGTGCGCCTGCGCAAGACGCTGGACTTGGCGCTCAGCATCCTAGCCGACTGCTGTACGGAAGGGGCGTGCCGGGCCGAAGTGCGCAGACTCGGAGGTATCCTCCCGCTGG TGACCATTCTTCAGTGCATGAAGACAGACAGCATCCAGAACCGGACGGCCCGTGCCCTGGGGAACTTAGCCATGGAACCTGAGAGCTGTGGGGACATCCACTCTGCTG GTGCTGTTCCCCTGCTCGTGGAGAGCCTGACAGCCTGCCAGGACTCACTGTGCCTGCAGAACGTGGTGCGTGCCCTCCGCAACCTGGCGGACTCACCCCAGCACCGCCTGGCCCTGGCACAGCAGGGAGCAGTGCGCCCGCTGGCTGAGCTCCTGGCCACTGCCCCAGACGCTGCACTGACTTCAGCCCTTGTCCGTGCCCTCCTGGAACTCAGCCGAGGCTGCTCCCGGGCCTGTGCTGAGCAGCTTAGTCTGGGCGGGGGACTGGGCCCACTCGTCAGCCTGGCTTCCCACCCCAAACGGGTAATACGTGAGGCAACCATTCTGACCCTCGCCAACCTGTGTGCCCAGGGCTTGATTCGTCCTGCACTGGGCAATGCTGGTGGGGTGGAGGTGCTGGTACGTGAGCTCCGGCAGCGCCGGGGTCCCAGTGGagccagcccagcctcccaaCAGCCCCTGGTGCGGGCCGTGTGCCTCCTGTGTCGCGAGGCCATCAACCGGGCGCGGCTGCGGGATGCTGGTGGCTTGGATCTGCTGATAGGCCTGCTGCGGGACCCTCGTGCCAGCGCATGGCACCCTCGTATCGTGGCTGCCCTTGTGGGCTTTCTCTATGACACTGGGGCCCTGGGCCGGCTTCAGGCTCTGGGACTTGTGCCTCTCCTGGCTGGGCAGCTGTGTGGTGAGGCTGgcgaggaggaagaagagggaagggaagctgCTTCCTGGGACTTCCCTGAGGAGCGGACCCCTGAGCGGGCGCAGGGTGGAAGCTTCCGGAGCCTCAG GTCATGGCTGATCTCCGAGGGCTACGCTGCCGGCCCTGATGACATCTCCCCTGACTGGTCTCCTGAGCAGTGTCCTCCGCGGGAGCCCGCAGAGCCGGccagccccgcccccagcccaaCCTCCCTGCGGGCACCTCGCACCCAGCGCACTCCAGGCCGCAGCCCAGCCACCGCCATTGAGGAGCCTTGGGGACGCGAGGGGCCGGCCCTGCTGCTGCTATCACGCTTTTCCCAGGCCCCTGACCCCAGCGGGGCACTGGTGACCGGCCCGGCCCTGTGTGGCCTGCTGACCTATGTGACCGGGGCACCGGGTCCGCCCAGTCCACGCGCACTGCGCATCCTGTCGCGCCTCACCTGCAACCCCGCCTGCCTCGAGGCCTTCGTGCGCAGCTATGGCGCCGCGCTGCTGCGGGCCTGGCTGGTGCTCGGGGTCGCGCCGGACGACTGGCCAGCACCGCGTGCCCGGCCCGCTCTTCACAGCCGGCACCGAGAGCTGG GGGAGAGGCTACTGCAGAACCTGACGGTTCAGGCCGAGTCGCCCTTCGGGGTCGGGGCCCTGACGCACCTGCTGCTCTCCGGGAGCCCTGAGGACCGAGTGGCCTGTGCGCTGACCCTGCCCTTCATCTGCCG GAAGCCCTCTCTGTGGCGCCGGCTGCTCCTGGAGCAGGGtggcctccgcctcctcctcgcAGCGCTGACCCGGCCGGCCCCACACCcgctcttcctcttctttgcgGCGGACTCCCTATCCTGCCTCCAAGGCCTGGTGTCTCCCACTCTGAGCCCAGCGCTCCCACCGGCAGTCCCCATGGACCTAGACCCACCGTCCCCTTGCCTCTACGAACCTCTGCTGGGCCCAGCTCCTGTCCCAGCTCCCGACCTGCACTTCCTGCTGGACTCAGGCCTCCAGCTCCCCGCCCAGCGAGCGGCCTCGGCCACCGCCTCCCCTTTCTTCCGGGCCCTGCTGTCGGGCAGCTTTGCTGAAGCCCAGATGGACCTGGTGCCCCTGCGAGGCCTGTCGCCTGGCGCAGCCTGGCCTGTCCTGCATCATTTGCACGGTTGTCGGGGCTGCGGGGCTGCCCTGGGGCCCGTGCCCCCGCCAGGCCAGCCCCTGCTGGGCTCAGAGGCCGAGGAGGCGCTGGAGGCCGCTGGCCGTTttctgctgcctgggctggaggaggagctggaagaGGCCGTGGGCCGCATCCACCTGGGACCCCAGGGTGGCCCGGAGTCAGTGGGTGAGGTGTTCCGCCTGGGCCGGCCCCGGCTGGCTGCCCACTGTGCGCGCTGGACACTGGGGCCAGAGAAGTGCCCAAGGAAGCGGGCCCTGGCCCTGGTGGGGCTTGTGGAGGCAGCAGGTGAAGAGGCAGGGCCCCTGACAGAGGCTTTACTGGCTGTGGTGATGGGGATTGAATTGGGGGCAAGGGTCCCAGCCTAG
- the TGFB1I1 gene encoding transforming growth factor beta-1-induced transcript 1 protein isoform X3, whose protein sequence is MEDLDALLSDLETTTSHMPRSGAPKERPAEPLTPPPPYGHQSQTGSGESSGASGDKDHLYSTVCKPRSPKPAAPAAPPFSSSSGVLGTGLCELDRLLQELNATQFNITDEIMSQFPSSKVASGEQKEDQSEDKKRPSLPSSPSPGLPKPSATSATLELDRLMASLSDFRVQNHLPASGPTQPPVASSTNEGSPSPPEPTGKGSLDTMLGLLQSDLSRRGVPTQAKGLCGSCNKPIAGQVVTALGRAWHPEHFVCGGCSTALGGSSFFEKDGAPFCPECYFERFSPRCGFCNQPIRHVSTSARAAPTAAGTSCSSSPRAARAARAPSWITTSRRSARSGTQTASSAGNASLLSREAAFSSTRAVHCARTTSTHGVARCAPPVASP, encoded by the exons ATGGAGGACCTGG ACGCCCTGCTCTCTGATCTGGAGACCACCACCTCACACATGCCAAGGTCAGGGGCTCCCAAAGAGCGCCCTGCGGAGCCtctcacccctcccccaccctatGGCCACCAGTCACAG ACAGGATCTGGGGAGTCTTCAGGAGCCTCGGGGGACAAGGACCACCTGTACAG CACGGTATGCAAGCCTCGGTCCCCAAAGCCTGCAGCCCCGGCGGCCCCTCCATTCTCCTCTTCCAGTGGTGTCTTGGGTACTGGACTCTGTGAGCTAGATCGGTTGCTTCAGGAACTTAATGCCACCCAGTTCAACATCACAG aTGAAATCATGTCCCAGTTCCCATCTAGCAAGGTGGCTTCAGGAGAGCAGAAGGAAGACCAGTCTGAAGACAAGAAAAGACCCAGCCT CCCTTCCAGCCCgtctcctggcctcccaaagccttcTGCCACCTCGGCCACTCTGGAGTTGGATAGACTGATGGCCTCACTCTCTGACTTCCGCGTTCAGAACCAC CTTCCAGCCTCTGGGCCAACCCAGCCACCAGTGGCGAGCTCCACGAATGAGGGCTCCCCATCCCCACCAGAGCCGACTGGCAAGGGCAGCCTAGACACCATGCTGGGGCTGCTGCAGTCTGACCTCAGCCGCCGGGGCGTTCCCACCCAGGCCAAGGGCCTCTGCGGCTCCTGCAATAAACCTATTGCTGGACAA GTGGTGACGGCTCTGGGCCGCGCCTGGCACCCAGAGCACTTCGTTTGCGGAGGCTGTTCCACCGCCCTGGGAGGGAGCAGCTTCTTCGAGAAGGATGGAGCCCCCTTTTGCCCTGAGTGCTACTTCGAGCGCTTCTCCCCAAGATGTGGCTTCTGCAACCAACCCATCCGACAC GTTTCCACGAGCGCGAGGGCCGCCCCTACTGCCGCCGGGACTTCCTGCAGCTCTTCGCCCCGCGCTGCCAGGGCTGCCAGGGCCCCATCCTGGATAACTACATCTCGGCGCTCAGCGCGCTCTGGCACCCAGACTGCTTCGTCTGCCGG GAATGCTTCGCTCCTTTCTCGGGAGGCAGCTTTTTCGAGCACGAGGGCCGTCCACTGTGCGAGAACCACTTCCACGCACGGCGTGGCTCGCTGTGCGCCACCTGTGGCCTCCCCGTGA
- the TGFB1I1 gene encoding transforming growth factor beta-1-induced transcript 1 protein isoform X1, with translation MEDLDALLSDLETTTSHMPRSGAPKERPAEPLTPPPPYGHQSQTGSGESSGASGDKDHLYSTVCKPRSPKPAAPAAPPFSSSSGVLGTGLCELDRLLQELNATQFNITDEIMSQFPSSKVASGEQKEDQSEDKKRPSLPSSPSPGLPKPSATSATLELDRLMASLSDFRVQNHLPASGPTQPPVASSTNEGSPSPPEPTGKGSLDTMLGLLQSDLSRRGVPTQAKGLCGSCNKPIAGQVVTALGRAWHPEHFVCGGCSTALGGSSFFEKDGAPFCPECYFERFSPRCGFCNQPIRHKMVTALGTHWHPEHFCCVSCGEPFGDEGFHEREGRPYCRRDFLQLFAPRCQGCQGPILDNYISALSALWHPDCFVCRECFAPFSGGSFFEHEGRPLCENHFHARRGSLCATCGLPVTGRCVSALGRRFHPDHFTCTFCLRPLTKGSFQERAGKPYCQPCFLKLFG, from the exons ATGGAGGACCTGG ACGCCCTGCTCTCTGATCTGGAGACCACCACCTCACACATGCCAAGGTCAGGGGCTCCCAAAGAGCGCCCTGCGGAGCCtctcacccctcccccaccctatGGCCACCAGTCACAG ACAGGATCTGGGGAGTCTTCAGGAGCCTCGGGGGACAAGGACCACCTGTACAG CACGGTATGCAAGCCTCGGTCCCCAAAGCCTGCAGCCCCGGCGGCCCCTCCATTCTCCTCTTCCAGTGGTGTCTTGGGTACTGGACTCTGTGAGCTAGATCGGTTGCTTCAGGAACTTAATGCCACCCAGTTCAACATCACAG aTGAAATCATGTCCCAGTTCCCATCTAGCAAGGTGGCTTCAGGAGAGCAGAAGGAAGACCAGTCTGAAGACAAGAAAAGACCCAGCCT CCCTTCCAGCCCgtctcctggcctcccaaagccttcTGCCACCTCGGCCACTCTGGAGTTGGATAGACTGATGGCCTCACTCTCTGACTTCCGCGTTCAGAACCAC CTTCCAGCCTCTGGGCCAACCCAGCCACCAGTGGCGAGCTCCACGAATGAGGGCTCCCCATCCCCACCAGAGCCGACTGGCAAGGGCAGCCTAGACACCATGCTGGGGCTGCTGCAGTCTGACCTCAGCCGCCGGGGCGTTCCCACCCAGGCCAAGGGCCTCTGCGGCTCCTGCAATAAACCTATTGCTGGACAA GTGGTGACGGCTCTGGGCCGCGCCTGGCACCCAGAGCACTTCGTTTGCGGAGGCTGTTCCACCGCCCTGGGAGGGAGCAGCTTCTTCGAGAAGGATGGAGCCCCCTTTTGCCCTGAGTGCTACTTCGAGCGCTTCTCCCCAAGATGTGGCTTCTGCAACCAACCCATCCGACAC AAGATGGTGACCGCCTTGGGCACCCACTGGCACCCAGAGCATTTCTGCTGCGTCAGTTGCGGGGAGCCTTTCGGAGATGAGG GTTTCCACGAGCGCGAGGGCCGCCCCTACTGCCGCCGGGACTTCCTGCAGCTCTTCGCCCCGCGCTGCCAGGGCTGCCAGGGCCCCATCCTGGATAACTACATCTCGGCGCTCAGCGCGCTCTGGCACCCAGACTGCTTCGTCTGCCGG GAATGCTTCGCTCCTTTCTCGGGAGGCAGCTTTTTCGAGCACGAGGGCCGTCCACTGTGCGAGAACCACTTCCACGCACGGCGTGGCTCGCTGTGCGCCACCTGTGGCCTCCCCGTGACCGGCCGCTGCGTGTCGGCTCTGGGCCGCCGCTTCCACCCGGACCACTTCACATGCACCTTCTGCCTGCGCCCGCTCACCAAGGGCTCGTTCCAGGAGCGCGCCGGCAAGCCCTACTGCCAGCCCTGCTTCCTGAAGCTCTTCGGCTGA